The following is a genomic window from Sutcliffiella horikoshii.
GAAAAAGGTTATGCCTATGAGTCCGGTGGAGATGTATATTACAGAACTCGCGAGTTTAAAGAGTATGGAAAGCTTTCACATCAACCGATTGAGGACCTTCAGCTTGGAACGCGTATTGAAGTGGGAGATAAGAAACAAGATGCGCTCGATTTTGTGCTTTGGAAAGCGGCAAAAGAGGGAGAAATCCATTGGGAAAGCCCATGGGGTAAAGGCAGACCTGGGTGGCATATCGAGTGCTCGGCAATGGCACGCAAATACCTAGGGGACACGATTGATATCCACGCAGGCGGCCAGGACTTGTCCTTCCCGCATCATGAAAATGAAATCGCCCAATCCGAGGCGCTGACAGGCAAGACATTTGCTAAGTATTGGCTGCATAATGGGTATATTAATATCGATAACGAAAAGATGTCCAAATCACTCGGTAACTTTGTGTTGGTTCATGACATTATCAAAAAGCATGATCCGCAATTGTTGCGTTTCTTTATGCTTTCCGTCCATTACCGTCATCCAATCAACTATAACGAGGAGCTGCTTCAAAGCACGAAAAACGGCCTTGAACGTATCCGAACCGCTTACGAAAACTTAAAGCACCGTTTGGACAATACAGCAGACCTTGCGACAGATGATGCCGAATGGCTACAAAAGGTAGAAGCGTTTAAAAATGAATTCATCAAAGTGATGGATGATGATTTTAATACAGCCAATGCTATTTCCGTACTGTTTGATATGGCGAAACAAGCCAACACTTACTTGAACGGGAAAAACACTTCTGAAAAAGTGCTACAGGCATTTACTTCTCAATTTGAAGAACTATTTTCCGTTATCGGTGTGTCCCTGACCGCAGAGGAAGAACTATTGGATGAGGAAATCGAAAGCTTGATCCAGCAGCGCATTGATGCAAGGAAAAACCGTGACTTTGCAAGAGCGGATGAGATTCGTGAAGAATTGAAAGCGAAAAATATCATCCTCGAAGATACTGCACAAGGCACACGATGGAAAAGAGGATAATAGCTGCAATGAGCAATACACAAGTAGATGCAAAGCAATTAAACAGTCTGGCGCTTGCCTATATGGGGGACGCGGTGTATGAAGGATACATCCGCCACCACCTTTTAAAATCCGGGAAGATTCGTCCAAATCAGTTGCATCGGGCCGCAACAAACTATGTGTCTGCGAAATCGCAGGCACATCTGCTTCATCAGCTGATGGATCGTGAATTTTTTTCCGAAGAAGAACAAGGTGTCATCAGACGGGGACGAAATGCGAAGTCCGGTTCGGTACCGAAAAATACGGATGTGCAGACATACCGTTACTCTACCGCATTTGAAGCGCTGATCGGCTATCATTATTTAAGTGAAGACATAGACCGCATGGAAGAAATCGTGTTTACCTGCATAGAACTGGTAGACAGCAAGAGAGGTGAATAGAGATGACAAAAGAATTCATTATGGGAAGAAACCCGGTGCTAGAGGCGCTTAAATCAAATAGAGAAATTAACAAGTTATGGATAGCAGAAGGTGGTCAAAAAGGCTCTATCCAACAGGTAATCGCTATGGCGAAGGAAGCGAATGTCCTCGTACAATTCGTGCCCCGCAAAAAGATTGACCAGATGGTCGAAGGAAATCATCAAGGAGTCGTCGCTTCTGTCGCTGCCTATGACTATGCAGAGCTTGATGATCTGTATAAAGCTGCAGAACAGCGAAACGAAGATCCATTCTTTCTCATTTTAGATGAAATAGAAGATCCGCATAACTTAGGTTCGATCATGCGTACAGCAGATGCAGTAGGGGCACATGGCATCATCATTCCTAAGCGCAGAGCGGTAGGCTTGACTGCAACGGTAGCAAAATCCTCCACAGGTGCCATTGAGCATATCCCGGTCGTGCGAGTGACCAATCTTGCCAGAACGGTGGACGAGCTGAAAGAGCGAGGACTTTGGATCTTCGGAACAGACGCAAAAGGAACCGTTGATTATACGAAAATGGATGGCTCCTTGCCGCTCGGGCTTATTATCGGCAGTGAAGGAAAAGGAATGGCCAGACTTTTAAAAGAAAAATGTGATTTCCTTGTCTCTTTACCGATGGTGGGAAAAGTTACGTCACTAAATGCATCTGTAGCAGCAAGTCTATTAATGTATGAGGTTTTCCGCAAAAGATTGTCGGCAGGAGAGTAAAGGAGAATGGATATTCTACTGGTAGATGGATATAACATTATCGGTGCGTGGCCGGAGCTGAGGGTCCTGAAAGATCAGGATCTGGCAATGGCCCGTGATATCCTTATTTCTAGAATGGCAGAGTACCAGGCGTATACAGGTTACAAGGTGATTATTGTCTTTGACGCGCATATGTCACAGGGAATAGAGACAAAGTACAAAAATCATCGCGTGGAAGTCATCTATACTCGTGAAAACGAAACAGCCGATGAACGAATCGAGAAACTTGCCATCAGCTTAAGTGACATTCGCACACAAATCCATGTGGCCACTTCTGACTTTACAGAACAATGGGCCATTTTCGGTCAAGGTGCATTGCGGAAATCAGCCCGTGAACTTCTGAACGAGTCAGACGCTATTGAAGCAAGAATAAAAAAACGCGTAACAAAATTTACCAACGAAAAGCCGTCAAAACGCATTGAACTCGACAATGAAATTTCAGCAATTTTCGAAAAATGGCGCCGAGGACAGCGATGAGTGGTTGACGGTCAATTTATGACTACTGTATAATATTTCTATCTACTGATTCAGTCGGAGGGATAGGTGTGATTGTGAGCGATCCAAGAAATGCTAACAGGATATTAGAGCTTATGGAAGACGAACAGATGGTAGAACTTGTGCATTTAGGTGATAGTGAAGCGCTGGATTATTTAATCAACAAGTATAAAAACTTCGTTCGCGCGAAGGCTAGATCCTATTTTCTAATTGGTGCAGATCGCGAAGATATCGTGCAAGAAGGGATGATAGGTCTATACAAGGCAATCCGTGACTTTAAAGAGGACAAGTTGACTTCTTTCAAGGCATTTGCCGAACTTTGTATCACAAGACAGATCATTACTGCGATTAAAACTGCCACTAGACAGAAGCATATTCCATTGAATTCGTACGTTTCCTTGGACAAGCCTATCTATGATGAGGAATCAGATCGTACATTAATGGATGTCATTTCAGGGGCAAAGGTAATGGACCCTGAAGAATTAATTATAAATCAAGAGGAATTTGATGATATAGAGGTTAAGATGGGGGAGTTGCTTAGCGACCTTGAGAGAAAGGTTCTTGCTCTTTACCTGGACGGACGTTCCTATCAAGAAATTTCAGAAGATTTAAACCGGCATGTGAAATCCATCGATAACGCATTGCAAAGGGTAAAACGCAAGTTAGAAAGATACTTGGAGCTGAGGGAGATTACCTTATAAGCAGTTCATTCTCTTATGTTTAGGTAAGATGGTTGCGCCTTCAAATCACATTGACTAATTATTACGCCTATGTTACATTTTTAGGGACATCTATGTTTTGGTGGTGTAACACATGCAAAGTAAGGTAGCACTTGCTTGCGCGACGTGTTCTTCCCGTAACTATTCAACAGTTAAAGGAAAGTCACAGAGTGCAGAGCGATTAGAGATAAAGAAGTTTTGTAAGGTTTGTAATGCTCACACCGTTCATCGGGAGACAAAATAGATCACTATCTGGGGTTGGAGGTTACATGGATGGGACGTTTGACTAATTTTTTTCGTGATGTAGCTCGCGAAATGAAAAAAGTAAGCTGGCCAAAACGCCAGGAACTTACTCGCTATACAATTACAGTAGTAACAACAGTATTGTTTGTAGCAGTGTTTTTCTGGGTTATTGACTTAGGTATTTCCGAGTTAATCCGTGCTTTGATTAACTAATAACTTAAGAGCAGACAATAATTTTTTCCTTATTCCTTTTGCTCTTGAATAAGTAATGTTATATCATGGTATAATGTAAATAATACTTTCTGACAAAAAGCCCGTTCAACGGGTTTTTTCATTTGGGAAAAAACACCACGGTGTTTTAATAGTTTTACTGATTATAAAGTTACAAAAAGGGAGGGACGGACACAAGTCCTAAACAATGGAGAAAAACTGGTACGTTGTTCATACTTATTCCGGATACGAGAATAAAGTAAAAGCGAACTTAGAAAAACGAGTAGAATCAATGGGGATGCAAGACAAGATCTTCCGTGTCGTAGTTCCTGAAGAAGAAGAAACAGACATCAAAAACGGCAAAAAGAAAGTAACAAAGAAAAAAGTATTCCCAGGATACGTCCTAGTAGAAATCGTCATGACAGACGACTCCTGGTACGTTGTGCGTAACACACCTGGAGTAACAGGTTTCGTAGGATCAAGCGGCTCCGGCTCCAAACCAACCCCTCTATTGGATGATGAAATTGCATTTATCCTGAAGAGAATGGGCATGATGGAGAAGCAAGTAGAAGTAGACTTCGATCTGAAAGAATCCGTAAAAGTAACAGAAGGACCTTTTGCAAACTTCACTGGACACATCGTAGAGATGGACAAAGACAAGCATAAAGTGAAAGTTCTTGTAAATATGTTCGGCCGTGAAACCCCTGTGGAGCTTGACTTTACGCAGATTGAAAAATTATAATGTAAAAAAACTTGAAATAGTTTCGTAAAAATGATATTATTTCAAAGGTCAGTATGTCTCTGAAATAGAGGCTATTAATAAAAAAATATTCTTTATTAAATATATAAAGAATGAGTTGAGTGGGAGGGAGAAATCCCAGATACCACATCACGGACTTAAGGAGGTGTGTCTCGTGGCTAAAAAAGTAATTAAAATGGTAAAGCTACAAATTCCGGCAGCGAAAGCTAACCCAGCACCACCAGTTGGACCAGCACTAGGTCAAGCAGGTGTTAACATCATGGGTTTCTGTAAAGAGTTTAACGCTCGTACAGCAGATCAAGCTGGATTGATTATCCCTGTTGAAATCACGGTTTTTGAAGACCGTTCATTTACATTTATTACGAAAACTCCACCTGCTGCAGTTTTACTTAAAAAAGCAGCTGGTATTGAGTCTGGTTCTGGTGAACCAAACCGTAATAAAGTTGCAACAGTTAAGCGTGATAAAGTACGCGAAATTGCGGAGACGAAAATGCCAGATCTAAACGCTGCAAGCGTAGAAGCTGCAATGCGCATGGTTGAAGGTACTGCTCGTAGCATGGGTATCGTCATCGAAGACTAATCCATTGCTTTTGATTTAACTGCTGTTCAGGGTTGCGGATTTTGGTTTACGGCCAATCCGCAACCTTTATTCGTGGGAGGTTATTCCGCTAAAACCACATAAGGAGGACGTTTAAAATGGCTAAAAGAGGTAAAAAGTACATCGAAGCTGCGAAACTTGTAGACCGTCAAACGGCTTACTCTGTTAACGAAGCTATCGAGTTAGTAAAGAAAACAAACACTGCGAAGTTCGACGCTACTGTGGAAGTTGCATTCCGTCTTGGAGTTGACCCTCGTAAAAATGACCAACAGATCCGTGGAGCAGTAGTGCTTCCTCATGGAACTGGTAAAACTCAAAAAGTCCTAGTTTTCGCTAAAGGCGAAAAAGCGAAAGAAGCAGAAGCTGCTGGAGCTGACTATGTTGGGGATGCTGACATGATCGCGAAAATCAACCAAGGTTGGTTCGATTTCGACGTAATCGTTGCTACACCAGACATGATGGGTGAAGTTGGTAAACTAGGACGCGTATTAGGACCTAAAGGCCTAATGCCAAACCCTAAAACTGGTACAGTTACATTTGATGTAACGAAAGCTGTTAACGAGATCAAAGCTGGTAAAGTTGAATACCGCCTTGATAAATCCGGAAACATCCACGTACCAGTAGGTAAAATCTCTTTCGAAGATGCGAAGCTTGTTGAAAACTTCACAACTATCTATGAGACTTTACTAAAAGCTAAACCGGCTGCTGCAAAAGGTACATTCATGAAGAACGTTGCCGTTACTTCTACAATGGGCCCTGGAGTAAAAGTTGACACTTCTACTTTCGTAGCTACCAAAAACTAACATATTGACACAAGATAACTAGACGGTTATAATAATCGTTGTGTTTATAAAATGATATTGTTTGTACCGTAGACAGTAGGTGCCGCAAGGCTTAATTTCCTACCGAGGTGTGAATTTTTACGATTTAAAGCCTTGTGCTTTTAACGATAAAACTTCTGCCTCCACCTGCGTGGAGGCATTCTTTATGTACACCGGTCGGTATAAGTGGTAACCAACTTTTTAGGAGGTGTAACGATGAGCAAAGCAGTTGAAGTAAAAAAACAAGCTGTTGGAGAAATCGCTGACAAGTTTAAAGGTTCTGTATCTACTATCGTAGTTGACTACCGTGGACTTAACGTTTCGGAAGTAACAGAACTTCGTAAACAACTTCGTGAAGCAGGTGTTGAGTTCAAGGTTTACAAAAACTCTTTAACTCGCCGTGCGGCTGAAGCAGCAGACATCAACGGACTTAATGACGCATTAACAGGACCTAACGCTATCGCATTCTCTACTGAAGATGTAGTAGCTCCTGCTAAGATCCTTAATGACTTCGCGAAAAAACACGAAGCATTAGAAATCAAAGCTGGTGTAATCGAAGGAAATGTTGCAACGGTTGAAGAAGTGAAAGCTCTTGCTGAACTTCCATCCCGCGAAGGTCTTCTTTCCATGTTGCTTAGCGTCCTTCAAGCTCCAATCCGCAACTTGGCTCTTGTTACGAAAGCAGTTGCAGATCAAAAAGAAGAGCAAGGCGCTTAATTTCAATCTAGCAAGTTAAGTAAGAAAAACAAAAAAACTTATAATATCTAAGGAGGAAATTAACAATGACACACGAACAAATCATTGAAGCGGTTAAAAATATGACTGTTTTAGAATTAAACGACCTAGTAAAAGCAATCGAAGAAGAATTTGGTGTAACTGCTGCTGCTCCTGTAGCTGCTGCTGGTGTAGCTACTGAAGCTGCTGCTGAGCAAACTGAATTCGACGTAATCCTAGCTAACGCTGGCGGACAAAAAATCAAGGTTATCAAAGTAGTACGTGAAATCACTGGCCTTGGTCTTAAAGAAGCTAAAGAAGTTGTAGACAACGCTCCTAAAGCTCTTAAAGAAGGTATTGCTAAAGAAGAAGCTGAAGAAATCAAAGCTAAACTTGAAGAAGTTGGAGCTTCTGTAGAAGTTAAGTAATTACAGGCTCTTAAAAAGGAAAGCTCGCTACGTGTTAGCGGGCTTTTTTTAAACGGTGCCACAACTTGATGTAAGGATCGTTTGGTTACTGTCTTTTTCAAGGGTGCTAATATATGAAGTTGATTTGTTGAAAAGCTAGTGTTAGCTTTTCAGATAAGGAGACTAAATATGACGAATCATTATTATACAAACAAGCCATCTGTGGAAAGCAACCGTCAACAATGGAAATTTGATTTAAAAGGTAACAACTTTTCTTTCATAACGGATAGCGGTGTTTTTTCAAAAAAAGAAGTGGACTTTGGATCAAGAGTGCTGATAGAGGCTTTTGAAGAACCGGAAGTGGAAGGTCGCATTCTGGATGTTGGCTGTGGATATGGTCCGATTGGATTGTCTCTTGCTAAATTTTATCCACATCGTCACGTGGACATGATTGATGTCAATGAAAGAGCTGTTGAGCTTGCCAAAGAAAACGGTTCTATTAACAAAGTGGAGAATATCACTGTTTTCACCAGTGATATCTATGAAAATGTCACTTCCACCGATTATGCGGCAATACTTTCTAATCCGCCGATACGCGCTGGCAAAAAAGTTGTTCATGAAATTTTAGAAAAGGCATGGACGCATTTGGCGCCAAAAGGTGAACTGTGGATTGTGATCCAAAAGAAACAGGGAGCTCCTTCTGCAATGGAGAAATTGGAATCATTGTTTGAGGAAGTGGAAGTTGTGACAAAGAAAAAAGGCTACTCCATCATCAAATCAAAAAAGGGTTGACTTGGTTTTTTTGTTATGGTAGCATTGTTTAATGCCAATATGTATTTTTCTGAGCGCTAATATTTTTATGTATTTTGCATGTATAAAATTAGTATGCTTGGAAAAGATAGTAAAATCAATAGAGCGATTGTAAAAACGTGGTTTTCTGTATTGAAACCATTTTTTATTTTTAACTTGGATTCATTTTTCAGTATTGTTTCCATGTTGAATGTTTTTTTATGTTTGGCTTTGAGTGGTTTATATTTTTTAAACTACTATTAATAACGCTTGATACGAGGGGTGAATCAGTTGACAGGTCAACTAGTTCAATACGGACGACACCGCCAACGCAGAAGTTATGCTCGCATTAGTGAAGTATTAGATTTACCAAATCTAATAGAGATTCAAACATCTTCTTATCAATGGTTCCTTGATGAAGGATTAAGAGAAATGTTTCATGACATTTCCCCAATTGAAGACTTCACAGGAAATCTATCTTTAGAATTCATCGATTATAGCTTAGGGGAACCTAAATATTCTGTTGAAGAATCAAAGGAAAGAGATGTTACATACTCAGCTCCTTTACGTGTGAAGGTTCGTCTCATTAACAAAGAAACTGGTGAAGTAAAAGACCAGGATGTATTTATGGGTGATTTCCCGTTGATGACGGATACTGGTACGTTCGTTATTAATGGTGCAGAACGTGTTATTGTATCTCAGTTAGTGCGTTCTCCAAGTGTGTATTACAGCGGAAAAGTAGATAAAAATGGTAAAAAAGGCTTTTCGGCTACTGTTATTCCAAACCGTGGTGCATGGTTAGAATACGAGACTGACGCTAAAGATGTTGTATATGTTCGTATAGATCGTACTCGTAAACTACCAGTAACGGTTCTTTTGCGTGCTCTTGGATTCGGTTCCGACCAGGAAATCATTGATCTTCTTG
Proteins encoded in this region:
- the rlmB gene encoding 23S rRNA (guanosine(2251)-2'-O)-methyltransferase RlmB; the encoded protein is MTKEFIMGRNPVLEALKSNREINKLWIAEGGQKGSIQQVIAMAKEANVLVQFVPRKKIDQMVEGNHQGVVASVAAYDYAELDDLYKAAEQRNEDPFFLILDEIEDPHNLGSIMRTADAVGAHGIIIPKRRAVGLTATVAKSSTGAIEHIPVVRVTNLARTVDELKERGLWIFGTDAKGTVDYTKMDGSLPLGLIIGSEGKGMARLLKEKCDFLVSLPMVGKVTSLNASVAASLLMYEVFRKRLSAGE
- the sigH gene encoding RNA polymerase sporulation sigma factor SigH → MIVSDPRNANRILELMEDEQMVELVHLGDSEALDYLINKYKNFVRAKARSYFLIGADREDIVQEGMIGLYKAIRDFKEDKLTSFKAFAELCITRQIITAIKTATRQKHIPLNSYVSLDKPIYDEESDRTLMDVISGAKVMDPEELIINQEEFDDIEVKMGELLSDLERKVLALYLDGRSYQEISEDLNRHVKSIDNALQRVKRKLERYLELREITL
- the nusG gene encoding transcription termination/antitermination protein NusG → MEKNWYVVHTYSGYENKVKANLEKRVESMGMQDKIFRVVVPEEEETDIKNGKKKVTKKKVFPGYVLVEIVMTDDSWYVVRNTPGVTGFVGSSGSGSKPTPLLDDEIAFILKRMGMMEKQVEVDFDLKESVKVTEGPFANFTGHIVEMDKDKHKVKVLVNMFGRETPVELDFTQIEKL
- the rplJ gene encoding 50S ribosomal protein L10, which encodes MSKAVEVKKQAVGEIADKFKGSVSTIVVDYRGLNVSEVTELRKQLREAGVEFKVYKNSLTRRAAEAADINGLNDALTGPNAIAFSTEDVVAPAKILNDFAKKHEALEIKAGVIEGNVATVEEVKALAELPSREGLLSMLLSVLQAPIRNLALVTKAVADQKEEQGA
- the rplK gene encoding 50S ribosomal protein L11, producing the protein MAKKVIKMVKLQIPAAKANPAPPVGPALGQAGVNIMGFCKEFNARTADQAGLIIPVEITVFEDRSFTFITKTPPAAVLLKKAAGIESGSGEPNRNKVATVKRDKVREIAETKMPDLNAASVEAAMRMVEGTARSMGIVIED
- a CDS encoding Mini-ribonuclease 3, producing the protein MSNTQVDAKQLNSLALAYMGDAVYEGYIRHHLLKSGKIRPNQLHRAATNYVSAKSQAHLLHQLMDREFFSEEEQGVIRRGRNAKSGSVPKNTDVQTYRYSTAFEALIGYHYLSEDIDRMEEIVFTCIELVDSKRGE
- the rplA gene encoding 50S ribosomal protein L1 gives rise to the protein MAKRGKKYIEAAKLVDRQTAYSVNEAIELVKKTNTAKFDATVEVAFRLGVDPRKNDQQIRGAVVLPHGTGKTQKVLVFAKGEKAKEAEAAGADYVGDADMIAKINQGWFDFDVIVATPDMMGEVGKLGRVLGPKGLMPNPKTGTVTFDVTKAVNEIKAGKVEYRLDKSGNIHVPVGKISFEDAKLVENFTTIYETLLKAKPAAAKGTFMKNVAVTSTMGPGVKVDTSTFVATKN
- the rplL gene encoding 50S ribosomal protein L7/L12, translated to MTHEQIIEAVKNMTVLELNDLVKAIEEEFGVTAAAPVAAAGVATEAAAEQTEFDVILANAGGQKIKVIKVVREITGLGLKEAKEVVDNAPKALKEGIAKEEAEEIKAKLEEVGASVEVK
- the cysS gene encoding cysteine--tRNA ligase codes for the protein MTIHLFNTLTRQKEKFVPLEEGKVKMYVCGPTVYNYIHIGNARPPIVFDTVRRYLEYRGYEVNYVSNFTDVDDKLIKAAKELGEDVPTIAERFIAAYHEDVSALGCKQATVHPRVTESMDIIIEFIEALIEKGYAYESGGDVYYRTREFKEYGKLSHQPIEDLQLGTRIEVGDKKQDALDFVLWKAAKEGEIHWESPWGKGRPGWHIECSAMARKYLGDTIDIHAGGQDLSFPHHENEIAQSEALTGKTFAKYWLHNGYINIDNEKMSKSLGNFVLVHDIIKKHDPQLLRFFMLSVHYRHPINYNEELLQSTKNGLERIRTAYENLKHRLDNTADLATDDAEWLQKVEAFKNEFIKVMDDDFNTANAISVLFDMAKQANTYLNGKNTSEKVLQAFTSQFEELFSVIGVSLTAEEELLDEEIESLIQQRIDARKNRDFARADEIREELKAKNIILEDTAQGTRWKRG
- a CDS encoding NYN domain-containing protein, with protein sequence MDILLVDGYNIIGAWPELRVLKDQDLAMARDILISRMAEYQAYTGYKVIIVFDAHMSQGIETKYKNHRVEVIYTRENETADERIEKLAISLSDIRTQIHVATSDFTEQWAIFGQGALRKSARELLNESDAIEARIKKRVTKFTNEKPSKRIELDNEISAIFEKWRRGQR
- a CDS encoding class I SAM-dependent methyltransferase, which gives rise to MTNHYYTNKPSVESNRQQWKFDLKGNNFSFITDSGVFSKKEVDFGSRVLIEAFEEPEVEGRILDVGCGYGPIGLSLAKFYPHRHVDMIDVNERAVELAKENGSINKVENITVFTSDIYENVTSTDYAAILSNPPIRAGKKVVHEILEKAWTHLAPKGELWIVIQKKQGAPSAMEKLESLFEEVEVVTKKKGYSIIKSKKG
- the rpmG gene encoding 50S ribosomal protein L33: MQSKVALACATCSSRNYSTVKGKSQSAERLEIKKFCKVCNAHTVHRETK
- the secE gene encoding preprotein translocase subunit SecE; translation: MGRLTNFFRDVAREMKKVSWPKRQELTRYTITVVTTVLFVAVFFWVIDLGISELIRALIN